From a single Accipiter gentilis chromosome 10, bAccGen1.1, whole genome shotgun sequence genomic region:
- the ITGB4 gene encoding integrin beta-4 isoform X4 — MQPLLSHLLWRKRMDVLPRACAGLLLLSLFCATGLCQRSKNNRCVLSRAKSCTECIRVDKECSFCTDESFEESRCDLRENLLRYGCGEASIVYTRGEMRTQQNFSINTALQRTQVSPQGMFMRLRAGEEMSFNMDVFQPLESPVDLYILMDFSYSMSDDLDNLKSMGQNLAEFLQALTSNYTIGFGKFVDKVSSPQTDMRPEKLREPWNNADSPFSFKNVIRLTSNINYFSQELRKERISGNLDAPEGGFDAILQTAVCKDKIGWRKDSTHLLVFSTESAFHYEADGTNVLAGILARNDEQCHLDTDGTYVYDTKQDYPSVPTLVRLLGQHNIIPIFAVTNHSYSYYEKLRKYFPISEIGVLQEDSSNIVELLRTAFERIRSKMDIRADFIPKAMKTEFTSSMYEKTESGSFHITRGEVGKFNVRVKALEYIGGQHVCSLPEKDRQGVIHVKPTSLSDSLKVTASVICDVCPCEQQQEFNSRKCSFHGDFVCGQCICHPGWRGDTCDCSPASSPNNEACIRPGDVEPCSGRGECLCGKCQCYSEDLTQRFDGAFCQYDVLQCPRTSGFLCNDRGRCSKGACVCESGWEGPGCECPMSNDTCIDSRGGICNNHGRCECGRCICDKASLYTSSTCEISYSLGFQAVCESIRDCVRCQAWGTGNTKGNCSACHLQIQMVEELKKEEASEYCSFQDEEDDCTYHYTLEGDPTVLPNTTVRVQKKKECPPGSFLWLIPLLIFLILLLGLLLLLCWKFCACCKACLALLPCCARGRTVGFKEDHYMLRHSLMSSDHLDTPMVRSGSLKGRDIVRWKINNNVHKQGFTSLAAANPKDLIPYGLSLRLTRLFTQNLVKPDTRECEQLRKEVEENLNDVFKHIPGCHKLQQTKFRLQPNSGKRQDHTIVDTVLTAPRSAKPEIIKVMEKHVSHEAFNDLKVSPGYYTVTSDQDAHGMVEFQEAVELVDVRVPLFIREDDDDEKQLQVEAIDVPTGIAEIGRRLVNITIIKEQASSLITFLQPAYSHSRFDKLAKIPVLREIIDNGKSQVTYRTRDLTAKNGRDYIFTEGDLVFQPGETRKEVQVPLLELTEIDTLLHNCQLKQFAIDLLHPKYGAKIGRYPQTTVTIADPEVVDGVPSMAGLSQVSQSPKGRLSAPLNPNAHALSSREIRFSWFPPPGKPLGYKVKYWIQGDPESEARLIDVKAPSAELSNLYPFCDYEMQVCAYNAMGEGAYSDIIHCRTLEDVPSEPGRLAFNVVSSTVTQLSWAEPAETNGEITAYEVSYGLVNEENVPIGPMKKVLVEDPKKRMVLIENLRESQPYRYIVKARNGAGWGPEREATINLATQPKRPMSIPIIPDVPIIDAEGGEDYDSYLMYSADVLRSPAGSKRPSVSDDSGSRWKYVQLLGEDLDLRRITWRLPPETIPRLSGSSRFSSDTEGLLHEEDSDVATGSLRRSGTPRPQAEHLLNGRVDFSFPGSGSGTLTRTTNASYHQLTSHVQQEHRVLGSSSLTRDYSTMLMGHDSRLPLGVPDTPTRLVFSALGPTSLKVSWQEPHCEKEVQGYSVQYQLLNGGEVHRLTIPNPSQNSVVVEDLLPNHSYIFKVKAQSEEGWGPEREGVITIESQVDPQSPLSPVPGSPFTLSTPSAPGPLVFTALSPDSLQLSWERPRKPNGSILGYMVTCEMLHGGGEPRNIYVEGDNPETTLTVPHLSENVPYKFKVQAKTTQGFGPEREGIITIESQDGGTFSQFGGQQYMREEVYNFPTEYSTKTSISHSSLDPHFTDGMLMTTQRVESASSTLTKQVTKEFVSRTVMSSGTLTKQMERQFYEA; from the exons ATGCAGCCTCTGCTATCGCATCTGCTCTG gaggaagaggatggatgTGCTGCCACGGGCATGTGCCGGGCTGCTCCTCCTGTCCCTGTTCTGTGCCACCGGCCTCTGCCAAAGGAGCAAAA ATAACCGCTGTGTGCTGTCCCGGGCAAAGAGCTGCACCGAGTGCATCCGAGTGGATAAGGAATGTTCCTTCTGTACCGATGAG AGCTTTGAAGAGTCTCGCTGTGACTTGCGGGAGAACTTGCTGCGGTACGGCTGTGGGGAAGCCAGCATCGTGTACACCAGGGGCGAGATGCGGACCCAGCAG AATTTCAGTATCAACACGGCCCTGCAGAGGACACAGGTGTCCCCCCAGGGCATGTTCATGAGGCTGCGAGCTGGGGAGGAGATGAGCTTCAACATGGATGTCTTCCAGCCCTTGGAGAGCCCTGTGGATCTCTACATCCTCATGGACTTCTCCTACTCTATGTCTGATGATCTGGACAACCTTAAAAGCATGGGCCAAAACCTAG cgGAGTTCCTGCAAGCCCTGACTTCCAATTACACCATCGGATTCGGCAAGTTTGTGGACAAAGTCTCATCCCCTCAGACAGACATGAGACCTGAGAA GCTGCGCGAGCCCTGGAACAATGCCGACTCCCCCTTCTCCTTCAAGAACGTCATCCGCCTGACCAGCAACATCAACTACTTCAGCCAGGAGCTCAGGAAAGAGCGCATCTCTGGCAACCTGGATGCCCCTGAGGGTGGCTTTGATGCCATCCTGCAGACAGCTGTTTGCAAG GATAAGATTGGCTGGAGGAAGGACAGCACTCACCTGCTCGTGTTCTCCACTGAATCTGCCTTTCACTATGAAGCTGATGGTACCAACGTCCTGGCAGGGATCCTGGCGAGAAACGATGAGCAATGTCACCTAGACACCGATGGCACCTACGTGTATGACACCAAGCAGGATTATCCTTCGGTGCCCACCCTGGTGCGCCTGTTGGGCCAACACAACATCATCCCCATCTTTGCTGTCACCAACCACTCCTACAGCTACTATGAG AAGCTGCGCAAGTATTTCCCCATCTCTGAGATCGGGGTGCTCCAGGAGGACTCTTCCAACATCGTGGAGTTGCTCCGCACAGCCTTTGAG CGCATCCGCTCCAAGATGGACATCCGAGCTGACTTCATCCCCAAAGCCATGAAGACAGAGTTCACCTCCTCGATGTATGAAAAGACAGAGTCTGGCTCCTTCCACATCACCCGTGGGGAAGTG GGCAAGTTCAATGTGCGCGTGAAGGCACTTGAGTACATTGGTGGGCAGCATGTCTGCAGCCTCCCTGAGAAAGACCGGCAGGGAGTTATCCACGTAAAACCCACGTCCCTGAGTGACAGCCTCAAAGTCACAGCCTCTGTCATCTGTGACGTGTGTCCTTGTGAACAG CAACAAGAGTTTAACTCACGCAAGTGCAGCTTCCACGGGGACTTTGTTTGTGGACAATGCATCTGCCACCCGGGCTG GCGAGGGGACACGTGCGACTGCTCCCCGGCATCGTCTCCCAACAACGAAGCCTGCATCCGCCCTGGGGATGTGGAGCCCTGCTCAGGCCGGGGCGAGTGCCTGTGCGGGAAGTGTCAGTGCTACTCCGAGGACCTGACACAGCGCTTCGACGGGGCATTCTGTCAGTACGACGTCCTGCAGTGCCCACGCACCTCCGGCTTCCTCTGCAATG ATCGCGGTCGCTGCTCCAAGGGCGCGTGTGTGTGCGAGAGCGGCTGGGAAGGGCCGGGCTGCGAGTGTCCCATGAGCAACGACACCTGCATCGACAGTCGAGGG GGCATTTGCAACAACCATGGGAGGTGCGAATGCGGCAGATGCATCTGTGACAAGGCTTCGCTGTACACCAGTTCCACCTGCGAAATCAGCTACTCCCTG GGCTTCCAGGCTGTGTGCGAGAGCATCCGGGACTGCGTTCGCTGCCAGGCCTGGGGAACAGGCAACACGAAAGGGAACTGCAGCGCGTGCCACCTCCAGATCCAGATGGtggaagagctgaagaaag AGGAGGCCAGCGAGTACTGCTCGTTCCAGGACGAGGAGGACGATTGCACGTACCACTACACCCTGGAGGGAGACCCCACCGTCCTCCCCAACACCACCGTCCGcgtgcagaagaaaaaag AGTGCCCACCGGGAAGCTTCCTCTGGCTCATCCCGCTGCTCATCTTCCTCAtcctgctcctggggctgctgctgctgctctgctggaagTTCTGCGCCTGCTGCAAG GCTTGCCTGGCCCTGCTTCCCTGCTGTGCACGAG GTCGCACTGTTGGCTTCAAGGAGGACCACTACATGCTTCGCCACAGCCTCATGTCCTCTGACCACCTGGACACTCCCATGGTCCGCAGCGGGTCCCTCAAAGGCCGGGACATAGTCCGCTGGAAGATCAACAACAACGTTCACAAGCAGGGCTTCACCTCCCTCGCTGCTGCCAACCCCAAAGATCTCA ttcccTACGGGCTGTCTCTGAGGCTGACTCGACTTTTCACGCAGAACCTGGTGAAGCCGGACACCCGGGAGTGCGAGCAGCTGCGCAAGGAAGTGGAAGAGAAC CTGAATGACGTTTTCAAGCACATCCCCGGCTGCCACAAGCTCCAGCAAACCAAGTTCAG gtTACAGCCCAATTCTGGGAAAAG GCAGGACCACACCATTGTGGACACAGTGCTTACCGCCCCTCGCTCAGCCAAGCCAGAGATCATCAAAGTGATGGAAAAGCATGTTTCCCACGAGGCTTTCAATGACCTGAAGGTTTCACCGGGTTATTACACTGTGACCTCAGACCAAG ATGCTCATGGGATGGTGGAGTTCCAAGAGGCCGTGGAGCTGGTGGATGTCCGTGTCCCGCTCTTCATCAgggaggatgatgatgatgagaagcagctgcaggtgGAGGCTATTGATGTCCCCACCGGCATCGCAGAGATCGGACGCAGGCTTGTCAACATCACCATCATCAAAGAACAAG CCAGTAGCCTCATCACCTTCTTGCAGCCAGCCTATTCCCACAGCCGCTTTGATAAGTTGGCCAAGATCCCTGTCCTCCGGGAGATCATAGACAACGGGAAATCCCAAGTCACCTACAGGACCCGGGATCTCACCGCCAAGAATGGCAGG gACTACATCTTCACAGAGGGTGACCTGGTCTTCCAGCCTGGGGAGACCCGAAAGGAGGTGCAGGTCCCCTTGCTGGAGCTGACCGAAATAGATACCCTCCTACACAACTGCCAGCTCAAGCAGTTCGCCATCGACCTCCTCCATCCCAAGTACGGTGCCAAGATTGGCCGATACCCCCAGACCACGGTGACCATCGCCGACCCAG AGGTGGTGGATGGTGTCCCCTCGATGGCTGGTCTGAGCCAGGTCTCCCAGTCCCCCAAAGGCCGCCTGAGTGCACCACTTAATCCCAATGCCCATGCTCTCAGCTCCAGGGAAATCCGCTTCAGCTGGTTTCCTCCACCTGGAAAACCTCTGGGGTACAAG GTGAAATACTGGATCCAAGGGGACCCTGAGTCAGAAGCCCGTCTCATTGATGTCAAAGCACCATCAGCAGAGCTGAGTAACCTCTACCCCTTCTGCGACTACGAGATGCAAGTCTGCGCCTACAACGCCATGGGTGAAGGGGCTTACTCCGACATCATCCACTGCCGCACGCTTGAGGATG TCCCCAGTGAGCCTGGCCGCTTGGCTTTCAATGTTGTGTCTTCCACCGTGACACAGCTGAGCTGGGCTGAGCCTGCAGAAACCAATGGGGAGATCACAGCTTACGAAGTCAGTTATGGACTCGTCAATGAGGAAAATG TACCCATTGGCCCAATGAAGAAGGTGCTTGTTGAAGACCCAAAGAAGCGCATGGTGCTGATAGAAAACCTGCGGGAGTCCCAGCCCTATCGCTACATAGTGAAGGCCAGAAATGGTGCTGGCTGGGGACCTGAGAGAGAAGCCACCATCAACCTCGCTACGCAGCCCAAGCGCCCAATGTCCA TCCCCATCATCCCTGATGTCCCCATCATTGATGCAGAGGGAGGTGAGGACTATGACAGCTACCTGATGTACAGCGCAGATGTGCTTCGCTCTCCAGCTGGCAGCAAGCGTCCCAGTGTCTCTGATGATTCAG GCTCCAGGTGGAAATATGTGCAGTTGCTGGGAGAAGACTTGGATCTTCGCCGCATCACCTGGAGGCTCCCACCTGAAACCATTCCCCGCCTCTCTGGCAGCAGCCGCTTCTCCTCGGACACCGAGGGTCTCCTCCACGAGGAGGACAGCGACGTGGCTACTGGCAGCCTGAGGAGGAGCGGGACGCCCCGGCCCCAAGCAG AGCACTTGCTGAATGGCCGAGTGGACTTCTCCTTCCCTGGCAGTGGCAGCGGCACGCTGACCAGGACAACGAACGCCAGCTACCACCAGCTGACTTCACACgtgcagcaggagcacagggTGTTGGGGAGTTCCTCGCTGACAAGAGACTACTCCACAATGCTGATGGGGCACG ACTCCAGGCTGCCACTGGGTGTCCCTGACACCCCCACACGCCTGGTGTTCTCCGCCCTGGGACCCACCTCCCTGAAGGTGAGCTGGCAGGAGCCGCACTGCGAGAAGGAGGTGCAGGGCTACAGCGTGCAGTACCAGCTCCTCAATGGAG GAGAAGTGCACCGACTCACCATCCCTAACCCCAGCCAGAATTCGGTGGTGGTAGAGGACCTGCTACCCAACCACTCCTACATCTTCAAGGTGAAGGCCCAGAGTGAGGAAGGCTGGGGTCCCGAAAGGGAAGGAGTAATCACCATAGAGTCCCAGGTGGACCCGCAGAGCCCACTCAGCCCTGTACCAG GTTCACCCTTCACACTGAGCACGCCCAGTGCTCCTGGACCACTGGTTTTCACTGCCCTCAGCCCTGACTCCCTGCAGCTCAGCTGGGAGAGACCCCGCAAGCCCAATGGGTCCATCTTGGGCTACATGGTCACCTGTGAGATGCTGCATGGAGGAG GGGAGCCCAGGAATATCTATGTCGAAGGAGACAATCCAGAAACTACCCTGACTGTGCCCCACCTGAGTGAGAATGTCCCATACAAGTTCAAAGTGCAAGCCAAGACCACCCAAGGCTTTGGGCCAGAGAGAGAAGGCATCATCACCATCGAATCTCAGGATGGAG ggaCTTTCTCCCAGTTTGGAGGACAGCAGTACATGAGGGAAGAAGTGTACAACTTCCCCACCGAATACAGCACCAAAACCAGCATCAGTCATTCCTCTCTGGATCCCCACTTCACGG ATGGCATGCTCATGACAACCCAGCGAGTGGAGAGCGCCAGCAGCACCCTCACCAAACAGGTCACCAAAGAGTTTGTGAGCCGGACCGTGATGTCCAGTGGGACCCTCACCAAACAGATGGAGAGGCAGTTCTACGAGGCCTGA
- the ITGB4 gene encoding integrin beta-4 isoform X1, protein MQPLLSHLLWRKRMDVLPRACAGLLLLSLFCATGLCQRSKNNRCVLSRAKSCTECIRVDKECSFCTDESFEESRCDLRENLLRYGCGEASIVYTRGEMRTQQNFSINTALQRTQVSPQGMFMRLRAGEEMSFNMDVFQPLESPVDLYILMDFSYSMSDDLDNLKSMGQNLAEFLQALTSNYTIGFGKFVDKVSSPQTDMRPEKLREPWNNADSPFSFKNVIRLTSNINYFSQELRKERISGNLDAPEGGFDAILQTAVCKDKIGWRKDSTHLLVFSTESAFHYEADGTNVLAGILARNDEQCHLDTDGTYVYDTKQDYPSVPTLVRLLGQHNIIPIFAVTNHSYSYYEKLRKYFPISEIGVLQEDSSNIVELLRTAFERIRSKMDIRADFIPKAMKTEFTSSMYEKTESGSFHITRGEVGKFNVRVKALEYIGGQHVCSLPEKDRQGVIHVKPTSLSDSLKVTASVICDVCPCEQQQEFNSRKCSFHGDFVCGQCICHPGWRGDTCDCSPASSPNNEACIRPGDVEPCSGRGECLCGKCQCYSEDLTQRFDGAFCQYDVLQCPRTSGFLCNDRGRCSKGACVCESGWEGPGCECPMSNDTCIDSRGGICNNHGRCECGRCICDKASLYTSSTCEISYSLGFQAVCESIRDCVRCQAWGTGNTKGNCSACHLQIQMVEELKKEEASEYCSFQDEEDDCTYHYTLEGDPTVLPNTTVRVQKKKECPPGSFLWLIPLLIFLILLLGLLLLLCWKFCACCKACLALLPCCARGRTVGFKEDHYMLRHSLMSSDHLDTPMVRSGSLKGRDIVRWKINNNVHKQGFTSLAAANPKDLIPYGLSLRLTRLFTQNLVKPDTRECEQLRKEVEENLNDVFKHIPGCHKLQQTKFRLQPNSGKRQDHTIVDTVLTAPRSAKPEIIKVMEKHVSHEAFNDLKVSPGYYTVTSDQDAHGMVEFQEAVELVDVRVPLFIREDDDDEKQLQVEAIDVPTGIAEIGRRLVNITIIKEQASSLITFLQPAYSHSRFDKLAKIPVLREIIDNGKSQVTYRTRDLTAKNGRDYIFTEGDLVFQPGETRKEVQVPLLELTEIDTLLHNCQLKQFAIDLLHPKYGAKIGRYPQTTVTIADPEVVDGVPSMAGLSQVSQSPKGRLSAPLNPNAHALSSREIRFSWFPPPGKPLGYKVKYWIQGDPESEARLIDVKAPSAELSNLYPFCDYEMQVCAYNAMGEGAYSDIIHCRTLEDVPSEPGRLAFNVVSSTVTQLSWAEPAETNGEITAYEVSYGLVNEENVPIGPMKKVLVEDPKKRMVLIENLRESQPYRYIVKARNGAGWGPEREATINLATQPKRPMSIPIIPDVPIIDAEGGEDYDSYLMYSADVLRSPAGSKRPSVSDDSGSRWKYVQLLGEDLDLRRITWRLPPETIPRLSGSSRFSSDTEGLLHEEDSDVATGSLRRSGTPRPQAEHLLNGRVDFSFPGSGSGTLTRTTNASYHQLTSHVQQEHRVLGSSSLTRDYSTMLMGHDYPGRLLPPIHEDAGRTIPRPRDVGFRSRAKVKGYYPSTGFRDSIIMTDGSAGICKYIDSRLPLGVPDTPTRLVFSALGPTSLKVSWQEPHCEKEVQGYSVQYQLLNGGEVHRLTIPNPSQNSVVVEDLLPNHSYIFKVKAQSEEGWGPEREGVITIESQVDPQSPLSPVPGSPFTLSTPSAPGPLVFTALSPDSLQLSWERPRKPNGSILGYMVTCEMLHGGGEPRNIYVEGDNPETTLTVPHLSENVPYKFKVQAKTTQGFGPEREGIITIESQDGGTFSQFGGQQYMREEVYNFPTEYSTKTSISHSSLDPHFTDGMLMTTQRVESASSTLTKQVTKEFVSRTVMSSGTLTKQMERQFYEA, encoded by the exons ATGCAGCCTCTGCTATCGCATCTGCTCTG gaggaagaggatggatgTGCTGCCACGGGCATGTGCCGGGCTGCTCCTCCTGTCCCTGTTCTGTGCCACCGGCCTCTGCCAAAGGAGCAAAA ATAACCGCTGTGTGCTGTCCCGGGCAAAGAGCTGCACCGAGTGCATCCGAGTGGATAAGGAATGTTCCTTCTGTACCGATGAG AGCTTTGAAGAGTCTCGCTGTGACTTGCGGGAGAACTTGCTGCGGTACGGCTGTGGGGAAGCCAGCATCGTGTACACCAGGGGCGAGATGCGGACCCAGCAG AATTTCAGTATCAACACGGCCCTGCAGAGGACACAGGTGTCCCCCCAGGGCATGTTCATGAGGCTGCGAGCTGGGGAGGAGATGAGCTTCAACATGGATGTCTTCCAGCCCTTGGAGAGCCCTGTGGATCTCTACATCCTCATGGACTTCTCCTACTCTATGTCTGATGATCTGGACAACCTTAAAAGCATGGGCCAAAACCTAG cgGAGTTCCTGCAAGCCCTGACTTCCAATTACACCATCGGATTCGGCAAGTTTGTGGACAAAGTCTCATCCCCTCAGACAGACATGAGACCTGAGAA GCTGCGCGAGCCCTGGAACAATGCCGACTCCCCCTTCTCCTTCAAGAACGTCATCCGCCTGACCAGCAACATCAACTACTTCAGCCAGGAGCTCAGGAAAGAGCGCATCTCTGGCAACCTGGATGCCCCTGAGGGTGGCTTTGATGCCATCCTGCAGACAGCTGTTTGCAAG GATAAGATTGGCTGGAGGAAGGACAGCACTCACCTGCTCGTGTTCTCCACTGAATCTGCCTTTCACTATGAAGCTGATGGTACCAACGTCCTGGCAGGGATCCTGGCGAGAAACGATGAGCAATGTCACCTAGACACCGATGGCACCTACGTGTATGACACCAAGCAGGATTATCCTTCGGTGCCCACCCTGGTGCGCCTGTTGGGCCAACACAACATCATCCCCATCTTTGCTGTCACCAACCACTCCTACAGCTACTATGAG AAGCTGCGCAAGTATTTCCCCATCTCTGAGATCGGGGTGCTCCAGGAGGACTCTTCCAACATCGTGGAGTTGCTCCGCACAGCCTTTGAG CGCATCCGCTCCAAGATGGACATCCGAGCTGACTTCATCCCCAAAGCCATGAAGACAGAGTTCACCTCCTCGATGTATGAAAAGACAGAGTCTGGCTCCTTCCACATCACCCGTGGGGAAGTG GGCAAGTTCAATGTGCGCGTGAAGGCACTTGAGTACATTGGTGGGCAGCATGTCTGCAGCCTCCCTGAGAAAGACCGGCAGGGAGTTATCCACGTAAAACCCACGTCCCTGAGTGACAGCCTCAAAGTCACAGCCTCTGTCATCTGTGACGTGTGTCCTTGTGAACAG CAACAAGAGTTTAACTCACGCAAGTGCAGCTTCCACGGGGACTTTGTTTGTGGACAATGCATCTGCCACCCGGGCTG GCGAGGGGACACGTGCGACTGCTCCCCGGCATCGTCTCCCAACAACGAAGCCTGCATCCGCCCTGGGGATGTGGAGCCCTGCTCAGGCCGGGGCGAGTGCCTGTGCGGGAAGTGTCAGTGCTACTCCGAGGACCTGACACAGCGCTTCGACGGGGCATTCTGTCAGTACGACGTCCTGCAGTGCCCACGCACCTCCGGCTTCCTCTGCAATG ATCGCGGTCGCTGCTCCAAGGGCGCGTGTGTGTGCGAGAGCGGCTGGGAAGGGCCGGGCTGCGAGTGTCCCATGAGCAACGACACCTGCATCGACAGTCGAGGG GGCATTTGCAACAACCATGGGAGGTGCGAATGCGGCAGATGCATCTGTGACAAGGCTTCGCTGTACACCAGTTCCACCTGCGAAATCAGCTACTCCCTG GGCTTCCAGGCTGTGTGCGAGAGCATCCGGGACTGCGTTCGCTGCCAGGCCTGGGGAACAGGCAACACGAAAGGGAACTGCAGCGCGTGCCACCTCCAGATCCAGATGGtggaagagctgaagaaag AGGAGGCCAGCGAGTACTGCTCGTTCCAGGACGAGGAGGACGATTGCACGTACCACTACACCCTGGAGGGAGACCCCACCGTCCTCCCCAACACCACCGTCCGcgtgcagaagaaaaaag AGTGCCCACCGGGAAGCTTCCTCTGGCTCATCCCGCTGCTCATCTTCCTCAtcctgctcctggggctgctgctgctgctctgctggaagTTCTGCGCCTGCTGCAAG GCTTGCCTGGCCCTGCTTCCCTGCTGTGCACGAG GTCGCACTGTTGGCTTCAAGGAGGACCACTACATGCTTCGCCACAGCCTCATGTCCTCTGACCACCTGGACACTCCCATGGTCCGCAGCGGGTCCCTCAAAGGCCGGGACATAGTCCGCTGGAAGATCAACAACAACGTTCACAAGCAGGGCTTCACCTCCCTCGCTGCTGCCAACCCCAAAGATCTCA ttcccTACGGGCTGTCTCTGAGGCTGACTCGACTTTTCACGCAGAACCTGGTGAAGCCGGACACCCGGGAGTGCGAGCAGCTGCGCAAGGAAGTGGAAGAGAAC CTGAATGACGTTTTCAAGCACATCCCCGGCTGCCACAAGCTCCAGCAAACCAAGTTCAG gtTACAGCCCAATTCTGGGAAAAG GCAGGACCACACCATTGTGGACACAGTGCTTACCGCCCCTCGCTCAGCCAAGCCAGAGATCATCAAAGTGATGGAAAAGCATGTTTCCCACGAGGCTTTCAATGACCTGAAGGTTTCACCGGGTTATTACACTGTGACCTCAGACCAAG ATGCTCATGGGATGGTGGAGTTCCAAGAGGCCGTGGAGCTGGTGGATGTCCGTGTCCCGCTCTTCATCAgggaggatgatgatgatgagaagcagctgcaggtgGAGGCTATTGATGTCCCCACCGGCATCGCAGAGATCGGACGCAGGCTTGTCAACATCACCATCATCAAAGAACAAG CCAGTAGCCTCATCACCTTCTTGCAGCCAGCCTATTCCCACAGCCGCTTTGATAAGTTGGCCAAGATCCCTGTCCTCCGGGAGATCATAGACAACGGGAAATCCCAAGTCACCTACAGGACCCGGGATCTCACCGCCAAGAATGGCAGG gACTACATCTTCACAGAGGGTGACCTGGTCTTCCAGCCTGGGGAGACCCGAAAGGAGGTGCAGGTCCCCTTGCTGGAGCTGACCGAAATAGATACCCTCCTACACAACTGCCAGCTCAAGCAGTTCGCCATCGACCTCCTCCATCCCAAGTACGGTGCCAAGATTGGCCGATACCCCCAGACCACGGTGACCATCGCCGACCCAG AGGTGGTGGATGGTGTCCCCTCGATGGCTGGTCTGAGCCAGGTCTCCCAGTCCCCCAAAGGCCGCCTGAGTGCACCACTTAATCCCAATGCCCATGCTCTCAGCTCCAGGGAAATCCGCTTCAGCTGGTTTCCTCCACCTGGAAAACCTCTGGGGTACAAG GTGAAATACTGGATCCAAGGGGACCCTGAGTCAGAAGCCCGTCTCATTGATGTCAAAGCACCATCAGCAGAGCTGAGTAACCTCTACCCCTTCTGCGACTACGAGATGCAAGTCTGCGCCTACAACGCCATGGGTGAAGGGGCTTACTCCGACATCATCCACTGCCGCACGCTTGAGGATG TCCCCAGTGAGCCTGGCCGCTTGGCTTTCAATGTTGTGTCTTCCACCGTGACACAGCTGAGCTGGGCTGAGCCTGCAGAAACCAATGGGGAGATCACAGCTTACGAAGTCAGTTATGGACTCGTCAATGAGGAAAATG TACCCATTGGCCCAATGAAGAAGGTGCTTGTTGAAGACCCAAAGAAGCGCATGGTGCTGATAGAAAACCTGCGGGAGTCCCAGCCCTATCGCTACATAGTGAAGGCCAGAAATGGTGCTGGCTGGGGACCTGAGAGAGAAGCCACCATCAACCTCGCTACGCAGCCCAAGCGCCCAATGTCCA TCCCCATCATCCCTGATGTCCCCATCATTGATGCAGAGGGAGGTGAGGACTATGACAGCTACCTGATGTACAGCGCAGATGTGCTTCGCTCTCCAGCTGGCAGCAAGCGTCCCAGTGTCTCTGATGATTCAG GCTCCAGGTGGAAATATGTGCAGTTGCTGGGAGAAGACTTGGATCTTCGCCGCATCACCTGGAGGCTCCCACCTGAAACCATTCCCCGCCTCTCTGGCAGCAGCCGCTTCTCCTCGGACACCGAGGGTCTCCTCCACGAGGAGGACAGCGACGTGGCTACTGGCAGCCTGAGGAGGAGCGGGACGCCCCGGCCCCAAGCAG AGCACTTGCTGAATGGCCGAGTGGACTTCTCCTTCCCTGGCAGTGGCAGCGGCACGCTGACCAGGACAACGAACGCCAGCTACCACCAGCTGACTTCACACgtgcagcaggagcacagggTGTTGGGGAGTTCCTCGCTGACAAGAGACTACTCCACAATGCTGATGGGGCACG ATTACCCGGGGAGACTCCTCCCTCCCATCCATGAAGATGCTGGGAGGACAATCCCACGGCCTCGGGATGTGGGTTTCAGGAGCAGGGCAAAGGTGAAGGGTTACTACCCCAGCACTGGCTTTCGGGACTCTATAATCATGACTGATGGGTCTGCAGGGATTTGCAAGTATATAG ACTCCAGGCTGCCACTGGGTGTCCCTGACACCCCCACACGCCTGGTGTTCTCCGCCCTGGGACCCACCTCCCTGAAGGTGAGCTGGCAGGAGCCGCACTGCGAGAAGGAGGTGCAGGGCTACAGCGTGCAGTACCAGCTCCTCAATGGAG GAGAAGTGCACCGACTCACCATCCCTAACCCCAGCCAGAATTCGGTGGTGGTAGAGGACCTGCTACCCAACCACTCCTACATCTTCAAGGTGAAGGCCCAGAGTGAGGAAGGCTGGGGTCCCGAAAGGGAAGGAGTAATCACCATAGAGTCCCAGGTGGACCCGCAGAGCCCACTCAGCCCTGTACCAG GTTCACCCTTCACACTGAGCACGCCCAGTGCTCCTGGACCACTGGTTTTCACTGCCCTCAGCCCTGACTCCCTGCAGCTCAGCTGGGAGAGACCCCGCAAGCCCAATGGGTCCATCTTGGGCTACATGGTCACCTGTGAGATGCTGCATGGAGGAG GGGAGCCCAGGAATATCTATGTCGAAGGAGACAATCCAGAAACTACCCTGACTGTGCCCCACCTGAGTGAGAATGTCCCATACAAGTTCAAAGTGCAAGCCAAGACCACCCAAGGCTTTGGGCCAGAGAGAGAAGGCATCATCACCATCGAATCTCAGGATGGAG ggaCTTTCTCCCAGTTTGGAGGACAGCAGTACATGAGGGAAGAAGTGTACAACTTCCCCACCGAATACAGCACCAAAACCAGCATCAGTCATTCCTCTCTGGATCCCCACTTCACGG ATGGCATGCTCATGACAACCCAGCGAGTGGAGAGCGCCAGCAGCACCCTCACCAAACAGGTCACCAAAGAGTTTGTGAGCCGGACCGTGATGTCCAGTGGGACCCTCACCAAACAGATGGAGAGGCAGTTCTACGAGGCCTGA